In Synechococcus sp. KORDI-100, a single window of DNA contains:
- a CDS encoding Crp/Fnr family transcriptional regulator — MTPLTPDELVQAPLFAPLEQDQLRQLLDRHRETQHAVDQILVMEQDWGESVFLMLSGLAKVRTYTADGEEVVMSLLGAGDVFGELVAVDGSVRSADVVTLTSVRLVKLRIQPFSTLLRQSALFALALATLETTRLRDLNRRFALQTADATSRLLDAMAYLARKSSKENDPLALIPPLPQKEIALLAGLARETASRTLSKLRSRGTVEEKQGSLQIVDPQPLIKRGLID; from the coding sequence ATGACGCCTCTGACGCCCGATGAACTTGTTCAGGCTCCTTTGTTCGCTCCGTTGGAGCAGGACCAGCTGCGGCAGCTTCTCGATCGTCATCGAGAGACCCAGCACGCCGTTGATCAGATTCTCGTGATGGAGCAGGACTGGGGCGAGTCCGTGTTTTTGATGCTGTCCGGCCTGGCCAAGGTCCGCACCTACACCGCTGATGGTGAAGAAGTGGTGATGTCTCTTTTGGGTGCGGGAGATGTTTTCGGTGAACTGGTGGCCGTGGATGGATCGGTTCGATCTGCTGATGTGGTCACGTTGACCTCTGTTCGGTTGGTGAAGCTGCGGATCCAACCGTTCTCGACGTTGCTGCGTCAGAGCGCTTTGTTCGCTCTGGCCCTGGCCACACTCGAAACCACCAGGCTGCGGGATCTGAATCGACGGTTTGCTCTCCAGACGGCAGACGCCACATCGCGACTTCTTGATGCGATGGCCTACCTGGCGCGAAAGAGTTCGAAGGAGAATGATCCACTCGCCCTGATTCCTCCGTTGCCACAGAAAGAAATCGCTCTGTTGGCCGGGCTGGCACGCGAAACGGCTTCCCGGACGCTCAGCAAGCTTCGCAGTCGGGGGACCGTGGAGGAAAAGCAGGGTTCTCTGCAGATCGTCGATCCTCAGCCTCTGATCAAACGTGGCCTGATCGACTGA
- a CDS encoding mechanosensitive ion channel family protein, which translates to MTVALLAALWVLTFVLGRIRQLQLLRFSRLIPSMVFFRVSITAALISRFLVAAGIQGDVVDWIRLVAKTAVYVAVVEIILDLIWALSARLSSRGMAPPRILKDFSLVAASAIVVTAELRSQGLLTTVGSAAILGGLAFIVGPGSASQISNISSALTVQVERQFAVGDWVEIDDKQGRVDNVTWNSTYLYDDINDRMIVFPNSFIDSGKVINFSRPTDSRYRLTVEIGLSYDMPPGEAIALLRRVLDRQEGVVEQSHNVVAIRSFDDSCISYVLKFFVEDFGARHKIKTEIYSCVWYELERSGYSVPYPVIDLHTHHSARRLHSERQQFIQSQSFELLRSIDLFESLSDKEIHGIVCQDKALAFGPGEIIVVSGQIGGSMYVLLEGVCSVLIADPSGGEHFVEISKLKRGMIFGEIAALTNASRTASVKAIGHVLLQEISQQRIEDVFLKNETAMEAFAKVMTCREAAHRSFTPDQQKSFELSLMDRMTQTFNKFFSK; encoded by the coding sequence ATGACTGTTGCGTTGCTGGCCGCCCTCTGGGTGCTCACCTTTGTACTCGGTCGCATTCGACAGTTGCAGCTCTTGAGATTCAGCAGGCTGATCCCCAGCATGGTGTTTTTCAGGGTCTCGATCACGGCCGCTCTGATAAGTCGATTCCTTGTGGCTGCTGGCATTCAGGGTGACGTTGTTGATTGGATCCGTCTGGTTGCCAAAACCGCTGTTTATGTCGCTGTCGTTGAGATCATTCTGGATTTGATCTGGGCACTTTCCGCTCGCCTGAGTTCGCGTGGGATGGCGCCACCACGCATTCTCAAGGACTTTTCCCTTGTTGCCGCATCAGCCATTGTTGTGACGGCTGAACTGAGGAGTCAGGGTTTGTTGACCACGGTCGGTTCAGCGGCCATTCTTGGCGGCCTGGCGTTCATTGTTGGCCCAGGATCCGCCTCACAGATCAGCAACATATCGTCGGCTTTGACGGTTCAGGTGGAGCGTCAGTTCGCCGTGGGCGACTGGGTTGAAATAGACGACAAACAAGGACGCGTTGATAATGTGACCTGGAACAGCACTTATCTCTACGATGATATCAATGATCGAATGATTGTGTTTCCAAACTCATTCATTGATAGCGGGAAAGTAATCAATTTTTCAAGACCTACCGACTCCCGGTATCGGCTCACCGTTGAGATTGGTCTTTCATACGACATGCCTCCAGGAGAAGCGATTGCTCTGCTCAGGCGCGTCCTCGACCGTCAGGAAGGAGTCGTCGAGCAATCGCATAATGTAGTTGCCATTCGCTCGTTCGATGATTCGTGTATTTCATATGTGTTGAAATTTTTTGTTGAGGATTTCGGGGCTCGCCATAAGATAAAAACCGAAATTTACTCTTGTGTGTGGTATGAGCTGGAGCGCTCCGGCTATTCTGTTCCCTATCCTGTGATTGACCTTCATACTCACCATTCGGCTCGGCGCTTGCATTCGGAAAGGCAGCAGTTCATTCAGTCACAAAGTTTTGAACTGTTGCGATCCATCGATCTTTTCGAATCTCTGTCTGATAAAGAGATTCATGGCATTGTCTGTCAGGATAAGGCGCTTGCATTTGGACCTGGCGAAATCATCGTTGTCAGTGGTCAGATCGGCGGATCGATGTATGTGCTGTTGGAGGGTGTTTGCTCTGTTTTGATCGCTGATCCCTCCGGAGGGGAGCATTTTGTGGAAATCTCTAAGCTGAAGCGGGGCATGATCTTCGGTGAAATTGCTGCACTGACCAATGCGTCCCGCACGGCGTCTGTCAAAGCAATTGGTCATGTTCTGCTTCAGGAAATCAGTCAGCAGCGGATTGAGGATGTTTTCCTCAAGAATGAGACAGCGATGGAAGCTTTCGCCAAGGTGATGACCTGCCGAGAGGCAGCTCATCGCAGTTTTACACCTGATCAGCAAAAATCATTTGAACTCAGTCTGATGGATCGAATGACACAGACCTTCAACAAGTTCTTCTCCAAATAA
- a CDS encoding CHASE2 domain-containing protein produces MTSPAQLARRIAPYLGAFVALVLLRTTGLAQTIDLVLYDLVIHRRPAESGQTTDITLIGIEESDLRRFQWPVDDALLCRAIDTLHGNGAIAIGFDLYRDVGVGPQQQCLRDRFRTNPTLISISNVAAGIGPVPGTPAKRQSYNDMTVDADGVLRRDLVHVTGQDESMVAFPMRVMEVATGDSSLRRAIEAGTHHGAWVGANSGGYHNEAEADLGVQSLLLFREPGSYRQYNLGQLLDGEIPQESIRDRIVLIGSTAPSLRDLFEVPHSRFHQGSELFQIAGLEIHANRIAALLDQRSQTMPVGWIMPGWGNLLLVLISGIGGVLLGERIQKLQRSEMVTSAAAASLGGGLLLLLSQLHVWIGVVMPVSALLGMSGAAWVRRGAISQQHSQQIRRLLGQTTSPAVAQQLWNQREDLLRDGRFKGQQLPVTVLFIDTADFTSVSEQLEPGELMDWLNRGMAVCIPAVTRRGGMVNKFTGDGMLAVFGVPIRSDPAAEAAAAIEAAIEINTGLLQLNEEFLRQQAPQMRMRAGISSGVALVGSMGSSERIEYAVIGDSVNCASRLESLEKTRHEGALRVLVSDSTLNLLDAEFRDRLPLDHWGPIQVRGREAAISVHELRMDTAPADWPASQH; encoded by the coding sequence ATGACCTCTCCCGCCCAGCTGGCCCGGCGGATCGCCCCCTACCTGGGAGCCTTCGTTGCGCTTGTGCTGCTGCGCACCACCGGACTGGCACAGACCATTGATCTTGTGCTGTACGACCTGGTGATCCACCGACGACCGGCCGAGTCCGGCCAGACGACGGACATCACCCTGATCGGGATCGAGGAGAGCGATCTCAGGCGCTTCCAATGGCCGGTGGACGATGCCTTGCTGTGCCGTGCCATTGACACTCTCCATGGCAACGGAGCGATTGCCATCGGCTTTGATCTCTACCGGGACGTCGGCGTGGGTCCACAGCAGCAATGTCTGCGGGATCGGTTCAGGACGAACCCGACTTTGATCTCGATCTCCAACGTGGCCGCCGGCATCGGTCCAGTCCCCGGGACGCCGGCGAAGCGGCAGTCCTACAACGACATGACGGTGGACGCCGATGGTGTGCTACGCCGTGATCTTGTGCACGTCACCGGCCAGGATGAATCCATGGTGGCCTTTCCCATGCGGGTGATGGAGGTCGCCACGGGAGACAGCAGCCTGCGCAGGGCGATCGAAGCTGGGACCCACCATGGCGCCTGGGTCGGTGCCAACTCCGGGGGCTACCACAACGAGGCGGAAGCCGACCTCGGCGTTCAGAGTCTGCTGCTGTTCCGGGAGCCCGGCAGCTACCGCCAGTACAACCTCGGCCAACTCCTCGATGGTGAGATTCCTCAGGAGTCGATCCGGGACAGGATTGTGCTGATCGGCAGTACGGCTCCATCCTTGCGCGATCTCTTCGAAGTACCCCACAGCCGCTTCCATCAGGGAAGCGAGCTGTTCCAGATTGCAGGCCTGGAAATCCATGCCAATCGCATCGCCGCCCTGCTGGACCAACGCAGCCAAACAATGCCGGTCGGCTGGATCATGCCCGGTTGGGGCAATCTCTTGCTCGTGCTGATCAGCGGCATCGGTGGGGTGCTGCTGGGCGAACGCATCCAGAAACTGCAGCGCAGTGAGATGGTGACCTCAGCGGCCGCAGCCAGTCTCGGCGGAGGGCTGTTGCTGCTGCTGTCCCAACTGCACGTCTGGATTGGTGTGGTGATGCCCGTCAGTGCACTTCTCGGCATGAGCGGTGCCGCCTGGGTGCGACGCGGAGCCATCAGCCAGCAGCATTCGCAACAGATCCGTCGGCTGCTGGGGCAGACCACCTCACCGGCCGTGGCTCAGCAATTGTGGAATCAACGGGAGGACCTGCTGCGAGACGGACGCTTCAAGGGTCAGCAGCTGCCTGTCACCGTGCTGTTCATCGACACAGCCGATTTCACTTCGGTCTCTGAACAGCTGGAACCTGGGGAGCTGATGGATTGGCTAAACCGAGGCATGGCGGTCTGCATTCCCGCTGTCACCCGTCGGGGTGGAATGGTCAACAAATTCACGGGCGATGGAATGCTGGCTGTGTTCGGAGTACCCATTCGCTCTGATCCCGCAGCCGAAGCCGCAGCCGCCATCGAAGCTGCCATCGAGATCAACACCGGACTCCTACAGCTGAATGAGGAATTCCTGCGACAGCAGGCGCCGCAGATGCGGATGCGCGCCGGCATCAGTTCAGGAGTGGCCCTGGTGGGATCGATGGGCAGCTCAGAGCGGATCGAATACGCCGTGATCGGGGATTCTGTGAACTGTGCGTCCCGACTGGAGAGTCTGGAGAAGACCCGTCATGAGGGCGCACTGCGTGTTCTTGTGTCTGACAGCACCTTGAATCTGCTGGATGCTGAATTTCGAGATCGCCTGCCCCTGGATCACTGGGGGCCGATTCAGGTGCGCGGTCGCGAAGCGGCCATCTCGGTGCACGAACTCAGGATGGACACAGCACCGGCAGACTGGCCGGCCAGCCAGCACTGA
- the alaS gene encoding alanine--tRNA ligase, with protein MAAAASSTSAASAPRTGEEIRAAFLRFYEERGHLVVPSASLIPDDPTVLLTIAGMLPFKPVFLGQRERPAARATSSQKCIRTNDIENVGRTARHHTFFEMLGNFSFGDYFKQQAIEWAWELSTTVYGIAPRNLVVSVFREDDEAAAIWRDVVGVDPKRIIRMDEEDNFWSSGPTGPCGPCSEIYFDFRPELGDDAIDLEDDDRFIEFYNLVFMQYNRDASGTLTPLANRNIDTGMGLERMAQILQKVPNNYETDLIFPLIQAAASLADVDYHKLDVAGQTSLKVIGDHSRAVTQLISDGVSASNLGRGYILRRLLRRVVRHGRLLGIDQPFLKTMGEAAISLLQGAYPSVLERRDVILSELQREEARFLETLERGEKMLADLLAVEPAQISGEQAFELYDTYGFPLELTQEIAEEHGLGVDLSGFEAAMDAQRQRAKAAAVSIDLTLQDAIDRVVSDLEVTSFDGYQSLERSSIVQALVANGEPVTHAGAGDAVQVVLEATPFYGEGGGQVGDRGVLTGSDVIVSIESVSRHRDVFVHTGRIERGQLAIGDSITAQVDRRSRRLAEAHHTATHLLQAALKQVVDPDIGQAGSLVDVQRLRFDFHCPRAVTTEELERVESLINDWIAEAHPLRVAEMEIEKAKAAGAVAMFGEKYADVVRVVDVPGVSMELCGGTHVVNTAEIGLFKIVAESGVAAGIRRIEAVAGPAVLSYLNERDAVVKQLSSRFKVQPPEIVDRVAALQDELKNTAKALAAAQGELAVAKAAALAERAIKVSGFTLLVTRLDGVDGAGLQSAAQTLVGRLGDMAAVVLGGLPDPSDTGKVILVAAFGKDVIGSGLQAGKFIGGIAKLCGGGGGGRPNLAQAGGRDGAALSEALQSANQDLIVALSSS; from the coding sequence ATGGCTGCCGCGGCTTCGTCGACTTCTGCAGCGTCTGCGCCCCGGACTGGTGAGGAGATTCGGGCGGCGTTCCTGCGGTTCTACGAGGAGCGTGGACACCTGGTTGTTCCCAGTGCGTCGCTGATCCCCGACGACCCCACGGTGCTGCTCACCATTGCCGGGATGCTGCCCTTCAAGCCCGTCTTTCTGGGACAGCGTGAGCGTCCGGCGGCTCGGGCGACCAGCAGTCAGAAGTGCATCCGCACCAACGACATCGAAAACGTGGGCCGCACGGCGCGCCACCACACGTTCTTCGAAATGCTCGGGAACTTTTCCTTCGGGGACTACTTCAAGCAGCAGGCGATTGAGTGGGCCTGGGAGCTCAGCACCACCGTCTACGGCATCGCGCCTCGCAACCTCGTGGTGAGTGTTTTCCGGGAAGACGATGAAGCCGCAGCCATCTGGCGAGATGTGGTGGGGGTGGATCCGAAACGCATCATCCGCATGGATGAAGAGGACAACTTCTGGAGCTCTGGTCCCACCGGGCCCTGCGGTCCCTGTTCGGAGATCTATTTCGACTTCAGGCCTGAACTCGGAGATGACGCGATTGATCTTGAAGACGACGACCGCTTCATCGAGTTCTACAACCTGGTGTTCATGCAGTACAACCGCGACGCCAGCGGCACGCTGACACCATTGGCCAACCGCAACATCGACACCGGCATGGGTCTTGAGCGGATGGCACAGATCCTTCAGAAGGTTCCCAACAACTACGAGACAGATCTGATCTTTCCGCTGATTCAGGCTGCTGCCTCCCTGGCAGACGTTGACTACCACAAGCTCGACGTTGCCGGACAGACCTCTCTCAAGGTGATCGGCGACCACAGCCGAGCTGTGACGCAACTCATCAGTGATGGAGTCAGCGCCAGCAATCTCGGCCGCGGCTACATCCTCAGACGTCTGCTTCGCCGGGTCGTCCGTCATGGACGACTGCTGGGGATTGATCAACCGTTTCTGAAGACCATGGGCGAAGCGGCCATCAGCCTGCTCCAGGGAGCCTATCCCTCGGTTCTGGAGCGTCGCGATGTGATTCTTTCGGAGCTGCAACGGGAGGAAGCCCGTTTTCTTGAGACGTTGGAACGGGGCGAGAAGATGCTGGCCGACCTGCTTGCCGTTGAGCCGGCTCAGATCAGCGGTGAGCAGGCTTTTGAGCTGTATGACACCTATGGTTTTCCGCTGGAACTCACCCAGGAGATCGCTGAGGAGCATGGTCTCGGTGTGGATCTCTCCGGTTTTGAGGCGGCGATGGATGCTCAGCGGCAGCGCGCGAAGGCGGCAGCCGTCAGCATCGACCTCACCCTGCAGGACGCGATTGATCGGGTGGTCTCCGATCTTGAGGTGACCAGTTTTGATGGCTACCAGTCACTCGAACGCTCCAGCATCGTTCAGGCCCTGGTTGCGAACGGGGAACCCGTCACTCACGCCGGTGCGGGGGATGCAGTCCAGGTGGTGCTTGAGGCAACACCGTTCTATGGCGAAGGGGGTGGTCAGGTCGGCGATCGGGGTGTGCTCACCGGCAGTGATGTGATTGTTTCGATCGAGTCGGTGAGTCGTCACCGCGACGTGTTCGTTCACACCGGCCGGATTGAGCGCGGTCAGCTGGCGATCGGTGACAGCATCACCGCCCAGGTGGATCGAAGGTCTCGTCGCTTGGCTGAGGCCCATCACACGGCAACGCATCTCCTGCAGGCGGCGTTGAAGCAGGTGGTGGATCCCGACATCGGCCAGGCTGGATCACTGGTTGATGTTCAACGCCTTCGCTTCGATTTCCACTGCCCCCGTGCCGTGACCACGGAGGAGCTGGAACGGGTCGAGAGCCTGATCAATGACTGGATCGCTGAGGCCCATCCGCTCAGGGTTGCCGAGATGGAGATCGAGAAGGCCAAGGCAGCTGGAGCCGTTGCCATGTTCGGTGAGAAATACGCCGATGTTGTGCGGGTTGTCGATGTTCCGGGCGTGTCGATGGAGCTCTGCGGCGGCACCCATGTGGTCAACACCGCTGAGATCGGATTGTTCAAGATCGTCGCCGAAAGCGGTGTTGCCGCCGGCATTCGCCGGATTGAAGCCGTTGCCGGTCCTGCAGTGCTGTCCTATCTGAATGAGCGGGACGCTGTGGTGAAGCAGCTGAGTTCCCGTTTCAAGGTGCAGCCACCGGAGATCGTCGATCGGGTGGCGGCGCTTCAGGACGAACTCAAGAACACGGCCAAGGCCCTGGCAGCAGCGCAGGGGGAGTTGGCGGTGGCGAAAGCGGCTGCTCTGGCTGAACGCGCGATCAAGGTGAGCGGATTCACGCTGTTGGTCACACGTCTCGATGGGGTCGATGGAGCTGGTCTGCAGAGTGCTGCACAAACTCTGGTTGGGCGGTTGGGTGACATGGCCGCGGTTGTGTTGGGGGGGCTGCCGGACCCATCTGATACGGGAAAAGTGATTCTGGTGGCTGCCTTCGGGAAGGATGTGATCGGCTCAGGTCTCCAGGCGGGCAAGTTCATCGGCGGCATCGCCAAGCTCTGCGGCGGCGGCGGTGGCGGTCGTCCGAATCTGGCCCAAGCTGGGGGGAGGGACGGTGCTGCTTTAAGCGAGGCCCTTCAGAGTGCCAACCAGGACTTGATCGTCGCGCTGTCCTCCTCCTGA
- a CDS encoding DUF3307 domain-containing protein, translating into MDLLIILILGHFVADYPLQGDRMAIEKCPGSDVTMDWKWWLTAHTATHGFFVALLTGVPLLGLAEMVSHFCIDFGKCRIGYSLLVDQFLHCFCKVLWVIVIMAMV; encoded by the coding sequence TTGGATCTTCTGATCATTCTGATTCTTGGGCATTTTGTTGCAGATTATCCATTGCAGGGAGACAGGATGGCCATTGAAAAATGTCCTGGTAGTGATGTCACGATGGATTGGAAATGGTGGCTCACCGCGCATACGGCAACCCATGGATTTTTTGTGGCGTTATTGACTGGTGTTCCACTGCTGGGCCTTGCAGAAATGGTCTCACACTTCTGTATTGATTTTGGTAAGTGCAGAATAGGATATTCACTGCTCGTTGATCAGTTCTTGCATTGTTTTTGCAAAGTTCTATGGGTCATTGTCATCATGGCAATGGTTTGA